Proteins encoded within one genomic window of Empedobacter falsenii:
- the tatA gene encoding twin-arginine translocase TatA/TatE family subunit: protein MGLGGKEWIVIVLVVLLLFGGKKIPELMKGLGSGLNEFKKATKDDNKSEATESTSDKKEN from the coding sequence ATGGGATTAGGAGGTAAAGAATGGATCGTAATCGTACTTGTTGTGTTATTATTATTCGGAGGAAAGAAAATTCCTGAATTAATGAAAGGATTAGGTTCTGGATTAAACGAATTCAAGAAAGCAACAAAAGATGATAACAAATCAGAAGCTACTGAAAGTACTTCTGACAAAAAAGAAAATTAA
- a CDS encoding DUF4254 domain-containing protein yields MKFTDKAWSIFNQSINDYHKYDDVNRQIENPYSEEDLIAHLLYKKNWIDTVQWHLEDIIRDPQIDPVEALSLKRWIDKSNQERTDMVEYVDSWFLQQYANVEVKADATYNTESPAWAVDRFSILSLKVYHMKQEVEREDATPEHKAACQVKLDVLNQQHQDLSTAIEELLADFEAGKKYMKVYKQMKMYNDEDLNPVLYANKK; encoded by the coding sequence ATGAAATTCACAGATAAAGCTTGGTCTATTTTTAATCAAAGTATCAATGATTATCACAAATATGATGATGTAAATCGTCAAATCGAAAATCCATATAGCGAAGAAGATTTAATCGCTCATTTATTGTACAAAAAAAATTGGATTGATACAGTTCAATGGCATTTAGAAGATATTATTCGTGATCCACAAATTGATCCAGTAGAAGCATTAAGCTTAAAACGTTGGATTGATAAATCAAACCAAGAACGTACAGATATGGTAGAATATGTGGATAGCTGGTTTTTACAACAATATGCGAATGTAGAAGTAAAAGCAGATGCAACTTACAATACAGAATCTCCTGCGTGGGCTGTAGACCGTTTTTCTATTTTATCGCTTAAGGTTTATCACATGAAACAAGAGGTAGAACGTGAGGATGCAACACCGGAGCATAAAGCAGCTTGTCAAGTGAAATTAGATGTTTTGAATCAACAACATCAAGATTTATCAACAGCGATTGAAGAATTGTTGGCTGATTTTGAAGCAGGTAAAAAATACATGAAAGTGTATAAACAAATGAAAATGTATAATGACGAGGATTTGAATCCAGTTCTTTATGCAAACAAGAAATAA
- a CDS encoding alpha-N-acetylglucosaminidase, whose product MKKLKFITCFTLFIFGTQLYAQYAAVKDLTTRQFPWLKNKVVLKEISKENDEDVFVIETKKDKLYISASSTSAASRGLDWYAKHVAHQSISHMGDNKSQLAKLPQINQPIKKKSFVPYRYALNYCTINYSFSFYTWEEWEKELDWMALNGVNIMLAPVGTEKVWYNTLIKMGYSDEEAKAFIPGPAFTAWWLMGNLEGWGGPVSNQLIDQQAELQKKILKRMKELGIEPILQGFYGMVPHDLKTKKGYEDAPVIDQGNWVFTEFTRPAILVPTTSHFENVANIYYDEMKKLYGNDIKYFGGEPFHEGGKTKGVNVPEVAQHVQQTMQKNYPNSTWVLQGWQNNPSDDILKGLKKENTLIIELFGENTDNWYKRKGYNGTSFIWSNVSNFGEKNGLYGKLQRFIDEVYRAKNSEYGQYLKGVGIIPEGIINNPVAYDLMLDLAWQDEKPNLDEWLKNYTIYRYGKENQDIINAWKGFAQTVYSSPEVYQEGPSESIYCARPSLNVNPVSSWGTRKRNYDIKQYKEAVKLFVKADEEFKNVETYQTDKIDFLRQVWADKGDDAYARMVAAINYQDKERIQKAGNNFIEMVKLQNELLGNSKYFTLNRWVEEAKDFGKNLPDAQNVMYNAKGQITFWGPDTLPRTTLRDYAHKEWNGLLGSLYLERWKVFVENSINGKISNPEDFYKMEVEWSKKQDLYQPKKSTPEEFKKLQAKILE is encoded by the coding sequence ATGAAAAAACTGAAATTTATTACTTGCTTTACCTTATTTATTTTTGGTACACAATTGTATGCGCAATATGCTGCAGTAAAAGATTTAACCACGAGGCAATTTCCGTGGTTGAAGAATAAAGTTGTACTCAAAGAGATTTCAAAAGAGAATGATGAAGATGTCTTTGTAATCGAAACGAAAAAAGATAAACTATATATATCAGCATCGTCTACAAGTGCAGCTTCGCGCGGATTAGATTGGTATGCGAAACATGTGGCACACCAAAGTATTTCGCATATGGGCGATAACAAATCGCAGCTTGCCAAACTTCCGCAAATTAATCAACCAATTAAAAAGAAATCATTTGTTCCATATCGTTATGCATTAAATTATTGTACGATCAACTATTCGTTTAGCTTTTATACATGGGAAGAATGGGAGAAAGAATTGGATTGGATGGCGCTGAATGGTGTCAATATTATGTTAGCGCCAGTTGGGACTGAAAAAGTTTGGTACAACACATTGATCAAAATGGGTTATTCGGATGAAGAAGCCAAAGCTTTTATTCCAGGTCCTGCGTTTACAGCTTGGTGGTTAATGGGAAATCTTGAAGGCTGGGGCGGTCCTGTGAGCAATCAATTAATAGATCAACAAGCAGAATTGCAAAAAAAGATTCTGAAACGAATGAAAGAGTTAGGAATCGAGCCTATTTTACAAGGTTTTTATGGAATGGTTCCGCACGATTTGAAAACGAAAAAAGGATACGAAGATGCACCAGTTATCGATCAAGGAAATTGGGTGTTCACAGAATTTACGCGTCCAGCTATTTTAGTTCCTACCACTTCTCATTTCGAGAATGTTGCTAACATTTACTACGATGAGATGAAGAAATTGTATGGAAATGACATCAAATATTTTGGCGGTGAACCTTTTCACGAAGGAGGGAAAACAAAAGGAGTTAATGTGCCAGAAGTAGCGCAACACGTGCAACAAACCATGCAAAAGAATTATCCAAATTCGACGTGGGTTTTACAAGGTTGGCAAAACAATCCTTCGGATGATATTTTAAAAGGTCTTAAAAAAGAGAATACTTTAATCATTGAATTGTTTGGAGAAAATACAGATAATTGGTACAAAAGAAAAGGATATAACGGTACAAGTTTTATTTGGTCAAATGTGAGTAATTTCGGAGAAAAGAATGGTTTGTACGGAAAATTACAACGTTTTATTGATGAAGTTTATCGCGCCAAAAACTCTGAATATGGACAATATTTGAAAGGTGTCGGAATTATTCCAGAAGGAATTATCAACAATCCTGTTGCTTACGATTTGATGTTGGATTTGGCTTGGCAAGATGAAAAACCAAATCTTGACGAATGGCTAAAAAATTATACAATTTATCGATACGGAAAAGAAAATCAAGATATCATAAATGCTTGGAAAGGTTTTGCACAAACAGTTTATTCAAGTCCAGAAGTTTACCAAGAAGGACCTTCGGAAAGTATTTATTGTGCGCGTCCTTCGTTGAACGTCAATCCAGTTTCATCTTGGGGAACACGTAAGAGAAATTACGATATTAAACAATATAAGGAAGCTGTAAAATTATTTGTGAAAGCAGATGAAGAATTCAAAAATGTAGAAACGTATCAAACCGATAAAATCGATTTTCTTCGTCAAGTTTGGGCAGATAAAGGTGATGATGCTTATGCGCGAATGGTTGCTGCGATAAATTATCAAGATAAAGAACGTATCCAAAAAGCTGGAAATAATTTTATCGAAATGGTAAAATTGCAAAATGAATTATTAGGAAATAGTAAATATTTTACGCTGAATCGTTGGGTAGAAGAAGCTAAAGATTTTGGAAAGAATTTGCCTGATGCTCAAAACGTGATGTACAATGCAAAAGGACAAATTACGTTTTGGGGACCAGATACGTTGCCGCGTACGACGCTGAGAGATTACGCGCACAAAGAATGGAACGGATTACTTGGTTCGCTTTATTTGGAGCGTTGGAAAGTCTTTGTGGAGAATTCTATAAATGGTAAAATCTCAAATCCAGAAGATTTTTATAAAATGGAAGTTGAGTGGTCGAAGAAACAAGATTTGTATCAACCCAAAAAATCAACGCCAGAAGAATTTAAAAAGCTTCAAGCTAAAATTTTAGAATAA
- a CDS encoding M1 family metallopeptidase: MKKNYFKPLLLGISLFSISVFGQQEKPKYDYQEAFKPFFYQNNATETRSASGKPGHNYWQNRADYNLNVSLNEEKNEISGTSEITYTNNSFDDLDFLWLQLDQNLFKKESRGSALLPISGSRYGDSTSEFEGGYKIKSVQIDGKEAKYTVSDTRMQIDLINHLKARGGKTKIKIEYSFVSPNYGADRMGVEPTKNGKIFTMAQWFPRMAVYDDIMGWNTLPYLGPGEFYLEYGDITANITVPSSHYVVGSGELLNENEVYSKEEVNRWNKAKSSDKTVIIRSADEVNKATKVAKGTKTWKFKIQNTRDFAWASSSSFILDAAKINLPSGQKSLAISAYPVESDGNDAWGRSTEYTKASIEHYSKQWLEYPYPAATNVAGNEGGMEYPGIVFCHLTSKGESLWGVTDHEFGHIWFPMIVGSNERVHGWMDEGFNTFINDISTKNFNNGEYYKKQSAQRMAGYLFSDNLEPVTTQPDNMRERNIGALLYYKPGAGMKVLRETILGEEKFDKALRQYIKYWAYKHPTPEDFFRTMENVSGEELSWFWRGWFLNKWTIDQGINSAKYVDGDYKKGLILKVENFGQLPMPTTVQVNFKDGTSQEVKLPIEVWKRNTEWTFKVPSTKEVSTIKLDPNGALPDIDLKNNTFNMAEAKPVEKINPKEYEGTFTNKQINAEFVLKAENDKLNLVFGGQTIPLDYQGDGKFVNEQGGLELTFAKDKKTFSVEEAGQKFEFTKK, translated from the coding sequence ATGAAGAAAAATTATTTCAAACCCTTACTTTTAGGAATAAGTTTATTTTCGATTTCGGTTTTTGGTCAACAAGAGAAACCAAAATACGATTATCAAGAAGCTTTCAAACCATTTTTTTATCAGAATAATGCAACAGAAACTCGTTCAGCGAGTGGAAAACCAGGTCATAATTATTGGCAAAATCGTGCGGATTATAATCTGAATGTTAGTTTGAATGAAGAAAAAAATGAAATTTCTGGAACATCTGAAATTACATATACCAACAATAGTTTTGATGATTTAGACTTTTTGTGGTTACAATTGGATCAAAATTTATTCAAAAAAGAATCTCGTGGAAGTGCTTTATTACCAATTTCTGGAAGCCGTTATGGCGATTCAACTTCTGAATTTGAAGGAGGTTATAAAATTAAATCTGTTCAAATCGACGGAAAAGAAGCGAAATACACTGTTTCAGATACGCGTATGCAAATTGATTTGATTAATCATTTGAAAGCGCGTGGAGGAAAAACAAAAATCAAGATTGAATATTCGTTTGTTTCGCCTAATTATGGAGCAGATAGAATGGGAGTTGAGCCGACTAAAAATGGAAAGATTTTTACGATGGCACAATGGTTTCCTCGCATGGCGGTTTACGATGACATCATGGGATGGAATACGTTGCCATATCTAGGTCCAGGAGAATTTTATCTGGAATATGGAGATATAACAGCTAATATAACGGTTCCTTCATCGCATTATGTAGTTGGTTCGGGAGAATTATTGAATGAAAATGAAGTCTACTCAAAAGAAGAAGTAAACCGATGGAACAAAGCAAAATCGAGTGATAAAACCGTTATTATTCGTTCTGCTGATGAGGTAAACAAAGCGACAAAAGTTGCAAAAGGAACAAAAACGTGGAAATTTAAAATTCAGAATACACGCGATTTTGCTTGGGCTTCATCATCTTCATTTATCTTAGATGCAGCAAAAATTAATCTTCCAAGTGGTCAAAAATCGTTAGCAATTTCGGCTTATCCAGTAGAAAGTGATGGAAATGATGCTTGGGGAAGATCGACAGAATATACAAAAGCTTCTATTGAACATTACTCAAAACAATGGTTAGAATATCCTTACCCAGCGGCGACAAATGTGGCAGGAAATGAGGGCGGAATGGAATATCCGGGAATTGTTTTTTGTCATTTGACTTCGAAAGGAGAAAGTCTTTGGGGAGTTACAGATCACGAATTTGGACATATTTGGTTCCCGATGATTGTTGGTTCTAATGAACGTGTTCATGGTTGGATGGACGAAGGTTTTAATACGTTTATCAATGATATTTCGACAAAGAATTTCAACAATGGTGAATATTACAAAAAGCAATCTGCACAACGAATGGCAGGTTATTTATTCAGCGATAATCTTGAACCTGTAACGACTCAACCGGATAATATGCGTGAAAGAAATATAGGTGCGTTGTTGTATTATAAGCCGGGAGCGGGAATGAAAGTTTTGCGTGAAACAATTTTGGGCGAAGAAAAATTTGATAAAGCATTGCGTCAATACATCAAATATTGGGCATATAAACATCCAACACCAGAAGATTTTTTCCGTACAATGGAAAATGTTTCAGGAGAGGAATTATCGTGGTTTTGGAGAGGTTGGTTCTTGAATAAATGGACAATTGATCAAGGAATTAACAGCGCAAAATATGTAGATGGCGATTATAAAAAAGGCTTGATTTTGAAAGTGGAGAACTTTGGACAATTGCCAATGCCAACAACTGTTCAAGTGAATTTTAAAGATGGAACTTCGCAAGAAGTTAAATTACCGATTGAAGTTTGGAAACGTAATACAGAATGGACTTTCAAAGTGCCTTCAACAAAAGAAGTTTCGACGATTAAATTGGATCCAAATGGAGCTTTACCAGATATTGATTTGAAGAATAATACATTCAATATGGCGGAGGCAAAACCTGTTGAAAAAATTAATCCAAAAGAATACGAAGGTACATTTACGAATAAACAAATCAATGCTGAATTTGTGTTGAAAGCTGAAAACGATAAATTGAATTTAGTTTTTGGTGGACAAACTATTCCGTTAGATTATCAAGGTGATGGTAAATTTGTGAATGAACAAGGCGGTTTGGAATTGACTTTTGCAAAAGATAAAAAGACATTTTCTGTAGAAGAAGCTGGACAAAAATTCGAGTTTACGAAGAAGTAA